The Maylandia zebra isolate NMK-2024a linkage group LG1, Mzebra_GT3a, whole genome shotgun sequence DNA segment GACTACACGACCTTTATGAGTGAAATCATAACAAATGGGGATGCAGAAAAGGTCCCAAGAGGAGAAATTAACAACAGTCCTGTGTGGTACATTCCTCATCACGGGGTGTATCACCCACACAAGCCAGGAAAAATACGGGTTGTATTCGACTGCTCAGCAAGATTTGAAGGCGTGTCACTGAATGATCACCTTCTTACCGGACCAGAATTAACGAACAGCCTGATAGGTGTTCTCTGTCGCTTTCGCAAGGGACAAGTTGCCATAATGTGCGATATCGAGCGTATGTTCCATCAGTTTCACGTCAAAGCAGAGGACCAGGACTACTTGAGATTTCTCTGGTGGGACGATGGAAACTTCCAGGCTCAACCATCAGTCTATCGCATGCGAGTGCATCTATTTGGAGCTGCCTCTTCCCCTGGTTGTGCAAACTTTGGGTTGAAACATGTTGCTGCCCAAGGACATGGTCACTACAGTGAAACGACCATTCAGTTCATTGAACGAAACTTTTACGTGGACGATGGGCTCACAAGTGTCGCAACCAAGGATGAAGCCATTAAGTTAGTAAAGGAAGCAAGGCAACTCTGCAGTGCTGGCAAACTGCGAATTCACAAATTCATTTCTAACGATCATGAGGTACTTGCATCCATTCCAGAGAGTGAACGTGCAGATTCAGTACGAAACCGCAACTTGGTTCTTGGTGAGTCCCAAATTGAGAGAGCTCTGGGAATCAAATGGTGCATTGTTGCAGACCAGTTCCATTTCAGAGTGATTGTGGATGAACGCCCACTTTCTAGAAGAGGAGTCTTATCAACTGTGGCATCCATCTATGACCCTCTCGGCTTTGTGGCACCATTTGTTCTGGTTGGAAAGCAAATACTCCAACAGATGTGTCAAGACAAGGTTGGATGGGATGAACCACTGTCAGAAGAGCTCAAACCACGGTGGGAGTCTTGGCTATTGGATTTAAGGAACCTGGCTGACATCAAAATTCAGCGCTGTTATCTCCCAGAAGGTTTTGAGAAGGTCGAAAGATATGAACTGCATCATTTCTCAGATGCGAGTGTTAAAGGGTACGGTGAATGTTCTTACTTGAGAGCAATCAGTGTTTCAAACCAAGTCCACTGCTCTCTAGTTATTGGCAAAGCCAGGGTGACTCCTACAAAGGTCACCACAGTACCCAGGCTTGAGCTATCAGCAGCAGTTATTGCCGTGCGAACGAGTGACCTGCTTAAAAGGGAGTTGGAAGTTCAAGCCAAAGAATTCTTTTGGACAGATTCGAAGGTTGTTCTTGGATACATCAACAACGAGGCTAGAAGGTTTCACATATTTGTGGCAAATCGCATTCAGCGTATCCAAGAAGGTTCCGATCCAGACCAATGGAGATATGTGACTTCTGAGAACAATCCCGCTGACCATGCATCACGGGGTCTGACAGCAAAGGGACTAATTACTTCCAGCTGGTTCACCGGTCCAGATTTTCTCTGGCAGGATAAACTTCCTGCTGATGACATTAAGGTGGGAGAGTTGGGAGCTGAAGATCCAGAACTTCGTAAGACTTTTGTCCATAAGACACTGACCACAGAAGATTCGTTGCTCAATCATTTCTCAAGATTCTCAAACTGGACAAGGCTAGTTAAAGCAATTGCACGACTCAAGCGATACGTCAAAGAGCTGAAAGGTCTGACGTACAGAACAAACGAAGTCACCAGTCTTGAGGAGAGGAAAGAGGCAGAGCTTTTCATCATAGCTACTGTCCAAAACGAACTGTTTTCTGAAGAAATCAAAGATCTGAAATCGAAGCAGACAACAACAAGAGATCGTGCAAATAGGTTGCACAAACTGAATCCTTTTTTGGATAAAAGGGGTGTGTTAAGAGTGGGAGGTCGGCTGGAGCATGCAGATTTACacccacacatcaaacatccaATGATCTTGCCAAACAAAACCCACATATCAAAGTTACTGATTGAACACTTCCATCAAAGGGTTCATCACCAGGGACGTGGGATGACGATGAATGAGCTGCGATCAAATGGCATTTGGCTATTGGGATGTAGTCACGCAGTGTCTTCCTACATCTACAAGTGTGTCAAATGTAGGAAATTCAGAAGGAATGCTGAGGTACAAAGAATGGCAGATTTACCGCGTGAGAGAGTTGAAGCATCGCCCCCTTTTTCCTATTGTGGAATGGACTGTTTCGGCCCGTTTTACGTTAAGGAGGGAAGAAGGGAACTTAAACGCTATGGTCTGCTATTCACATGTCTGTGCTCTCGTGCTGTGCATATAGAGCTTCTCGACGACATGACCAGTGATGCCTTCATTAATGCTCTTCGAACCTTTATCGCCATACGAGGAAGTGTTCGACAACTTCGGTCCGATCAGGGTACCAACTTTGTTGGAGCAAGACGGGAGTTCTTGGTATCTGTAAGGAAAATGGACCAAGAAAGCCTAAGACAACTAGGTTGTGAGTTTGTCATGAACCCGGCATCTGCCAGCCATATGGGTGGGGCCTGGGAAAGGCAGATTAGGACGATTAGAAGTGTTTTGACATCCATTCTGGATCATTCATCCAGAAGACTTGACACTTCATCCTTGCGTACCTACCTTTATGAAGTCATGGCGATCATAAATAGTAGGCCCTTAACAACTCACCTGTTGAACGATCCCACTGGTCCACAGCCTCTTACGCCGAATCACATCCTGACTATGAAGTCTTCAGTGGTTTTACCACCACCTGGTGAGTTTGTGAAGGAAGACCTTTATCTTCGCAAGAGATGGCGCAAGGTGCAATACCTGGCTAATGAATTCTGGACCAGATGGAAAGGGGAATACTTGCTGAATCTTCAGCAGAGAGGAAAATGGTACAAGGCACGGAGAAATGCTAAGATCAACGACATTGTGGTGCTGATGGACAATAGTCTACCCAGAAATGAGTGGAAGTTGGCCAAGGTAACCAAGGTGTACCCTAGTGAGGATGGAATCATTAGGAAACTCGAGCTGCTAATCAGTGATGCGACATTGGATGACCAAGGAAAAAGAGTTAACAAGCCAGTGTATCTTGAAAGACCTATCCACAAAACAGTTACCCTACTTGAAGCTGAATAGTTCAGAATTCTTGTCTCTGTGATCTATGTGACTAAGGGACTGTATACACTTGCCTTTACAACGAGGTTCAGTTGAAAAATCATTAATGATTTGGTGGGAGTGTGGCTGCCGTCAGCAGCAGTTATGCAATTTGAGACAATTTTATGGTTCAAGTTACAATGAATAAGTGAAATACTTTATTgttaatatatgtgtgtgatgtAATGTATGTTGTTGGCTGGAAATACATTTACAAGGGTTACAGAATGTTTCCGGGGTGGAACCAATGTTTAGTCTGTTGTTTGGGGTGACAATATTTTCAGTTACACGCCACACTCGGTAGAGCGCAGCATGCTTTTCGTCTCTCTCTGGTGGTGGTAGAAACATGTAGACGTATGCAACGGAGTGTTCGACTATGGGAAAGAGTGACACTACAAGAAGCGTTTCATTTAACCCCTGCAAGTTAATGCGGCCAATGAGGTATGCAATTTGTATATGTTGTGATAGAAAAtaagatgtttgtttgtgataGAGCGAGCGAGTTTATGGTAACCACGTGTATATGTTAGCATTTTGTGAAGGTAAATTGTAagcatttgtgttgtttaaTGATGTACCTTATTGTTTATTCTCTATGAGAACAATGTACGGCGGaaattgattattttatgttgttgtaCAGTTCTCACGGCATCGTTACGGCATCTCTGGTGGCATCGTTGGTGGCGCCCGTGTGCAATAAATGCCAGTAAATCAAGAACGCCTTGTGTTCGTTTTTCAACTTGGAGGGAGTTACACTCCTTATGTCCATTGTTGTGTAcatcagtacataactgaaaccgatttagtttgtttagccgtggagagtaacaactgaaaatatgacttATGGTCCTTCATTTGCAAATTTAAGATTTTATAATATATAACAATATAATACATCAACTCTGGGTTTAACATGAGAAACTCTGAATCAGAACCACACTTAGACAACACCAGATGATTGGGTTTAACTGTTGGCCCACTGCCTTGCTCTCCAGTTGTTCCTGGAGCCGTAGTTGGTACTGTGCCAAGACTTTCCTGTAACCCATTTCCTCTGATACACAGGTGTGGGTTCCTTCCTCCTCAGGTCCCATGCTGTTGATCAAATAAAGGCACTGATCTGCCTTCCAGATGCAAGATGAGGAGTTTTGAAGGTGCTGCCAACTGTACTGAGCATGACGAGATGACATTGAGCACTGCAGAAAATGCTTTGCATGAAGTCTGA contains these protein-coding regions:
- the LOC143412606 gene encoding uncharacterized protein LOC143412606, whose translation is MCDIERMFHQFHVKAEDQDYLRFLWWDDGNFQAQPSVYRMRVHLFGAASSPGCANFGLKHVAAQGHGHYSETTIQFIERNFYVDDGLTSVATKDEAIKLVKEARQLCSAGKLRIHKFISNDHEVLASIPESERADSVRNRNLVLGESQIERALGIKWCIVADQFHFRVIVDERPLSRRGVLSTVASIYDPLGFVAPFVLVGKQILQQMCQDKVGWDEPLSEELKPRWESWLLDLRNLADIKIQRCYLPEGFEKVERYELHHFSDASVKGYGECSYLRAISVSNQVHCSLVIGKARVTPTKVTTVPRLELSAAVIAVRTSDLLKRELEVQAKEFFWTDSKVVLGYINNEARRFHIFVANRIQRIQEGSDPDQWRYVTSENNPADHASRGLTAKGLITSSWFTGPDFLWQDKLPADDIKVGELGAEDPELRKTFVHKTLTTEDSLLNHFSRFSNWTRLVKAIARLKRYVKELKGLTYRTNEVTSLEERKEAELFIIATVQNELFSEEIKDLKSKQTTTRDRANRLHKLNPFLDKRGVLRVGGRLEHADLHPHIKHPMILPNKTHISKLLIEHFHQRVHHQGRGMTMNELRSNGIWLLGCSHAVSSYIYKCVKCRKFRRNAEVQRMADLPRERVEASPPFSYCGMDCFGPFYVKEGRRELKRYGLLFTCLCSRAVHIELLDDMTSDAFINALRTFIAIRGSVRQLRSDQGTNFVGARREFLVSVRKMDQESLRQLGCEFVMNPASASHMGGAWERQIRTIRSVLTSILDHSSRRLDTSSLRTYLYEVMAIINSRPLTTHLLNDPTGPQPLTPNHILTMKSSVVLPPPGEFVKEDLYLRKRWRKVQYLANEFWTRWKGEYLLNLQQRGKWYKARRNAKINDIVVLMDNSLPRNEWKLAKVTKVYPSEDGIIRKLELLISDATLDDQGKRVNKPVYLERPIHKTVTLLEAE